CGCAAGACGGACGATCCAGTCCCAATCACCAACATGCCTAAGATTATGATCAAACCATAGTTGCTGCCTAAGAATAAGATCTCGTGAGACGAATAGCGAACAATGCTGAATGAAGAGGTAATAGCGCAGTAAGTGAGCTGGATAGCGCCCTGTAATGTCAGTTTGATAAGGGAATAGATCACCAGAGGCATTCATTCTTAAAGTCTTACCATAGATCATATCGCAGCCTGGATGCTTTCCGAAATATTGTGCAACTACGGATAGTGTATTAGGCATGTATACATCATCCGAGCTGATAACGCCTACAAGAACACCCTTAGCAGCCGCAAGAGCCTCATTCTGTGAGGCGTATTGCCCACGATTCTCCCGGCTCCACCAACGTAGATGCGGGTATTTTTGCAGTATTTCGACCGTTTTCCCTTCATCATCCGAACCGTCATCGATGATGATATGTTCAAAGTTGGGATAGCCTTGGCTCAAAACGCTCAGAATCAAGTGCTCCAAATAAGGCGCACCATTTTTTACTGCTGTAATAATTGAGATTAGCGGCTGATCCTGCATGGTTTTCATTAAGTACTCGTCTTGGATGGTAGTTTCAAGCACATTCCCAAGAGAATGGCAAACACAAGACTGTAGCAAATAACGGAGCTGATAGCCGCTCCTAACATTCCGATACGCGGAAGCAGCAACGCAAGGCTTATGAGTGTGCTGATAAGTCCAATGGTCTCTGCCAAGCTTACGTGTGCAGGAACCCCAAGCCCACGAAGACCATCACTCAGAATATAGTTGCATCCCAAAATGACTGTACCTGGTACGAGAATTATGGCTGGTAACACAGAGAGACTGAACTTAGCCCCGAAAACCAAAGGTATCAGCACTGGAGCACTGAGAATCATGAGCAATGCCAATGTTACAGAGATGAACAGGTTAATCTTCAGCGTGTGCAAGATGGCTTGTCGGGCCTTGTTGGCTGACAAGCGAGCAACTTGCGGAAAGAGGGTATTTGCGAAAGCACCTGACAGTGGAAATAGAAGTGTTGCATATGAGACACCGACTGCATATAGGCCAATATCTCCCGAGGTTAAAAACAAACTCATAATGAATTGATCAATTCGAGCATTTGTCATCCAGGAAAGGCTACCGATGTACGACTTTAAACCATATTTAAGCAAATCTTTTACCAATATCGTGTTTAGCGATAAATTTATCGGCAGTGAAACGGCATATGCAACAAATGAACCGGTAGTAGTAATAAACTGTGTTGCCAGAAGCAAAGAAATCAAGGAAATCGAGGACGAGGATTTAAGACCGAACGCTAGAAATATAGCTAGTATGTACGCAATCGCCGAGCATAGTCTTATACTGTTCGATAAGCGAAATTTTTGAGTCCCTTGTGCGATTGTGGCCAAATAGGTTGTAGCAAGACTCATAGGGATGGAGCCAAGATAGAGTTTCACAGCTAGTGATGCAGTACCTTGCGAGGCATCGAAAAGAAGCTGGGCAAGGAGATATCCGACTAGACAAATTACAATACTTTGGAATACGAGTAAGGTCATCGCAGCAAAAAACAAGTCTTTGCAGAATTTTGGCGATTGAGCTGCAAAATAGATTAGCGCTTGAGGGAGTCCAAGCGAGGCTATAGTCCCAAGCAAAGCTGCCCAGACAATAGCAGTAGCTAACTCACCCCGACCGGTCGGTGCCAGCATTCTCGCCGTTAGAATACCGCCAAGAGCATTAATCAGAGTAATGCTGAGATTATTTCCTGTAGTTATAAGGACATCACGACTATGTTGCGTGCGCATCATACCCTTCAGGCGGTTCGAAAGCACGTTAATTGCTGAAAAATTACTCATGATTTTAAGTGAATTTCTCCACACTTACCTCCTCTTATTTGCCAACTGTGTGTAAAGCATATACGCTGCCTCGATTATTGGTTGGTGATTTCCTTACTTGCTGACCTATCTAACCCTTATGACATTGCGTGTATCAACAAACAACACCTTTGATTCACGTATAATCGTCCAATCATAATTTGAATGATTCGTCACAACTACAACACAATCAACATCCCCCAATGCTGACCTTAAATCATGCACACCTTCCATGGCCAACCCATCATACTTGAACGCCGGCACGTGCGGGTCGTGGTAGCTCACCACAGCGCCCTTTTCCTTCAGCAAATGAATAATATCCAGCGCGGGCGACTCGCGCATGTCGCTGACGTCTTTCTTGTAGGCCACGCCCAGCACCAGGATGCCGCTGCCCTTGAGCGGCTTACCAGCGTCGTTGAGCGCGTCCTGCACCTTCTGCACCCAGTAGCGCGGCATGCCAGTGTTGATCTCGTTGGCCAGCTCGATGAAGCGCGCATTGTAGTTCAGCGTGCGCAGCTTCCACGAGAGGTACAGCGGGTCGATCGGGATGCAGTGGCCGCCCAGCCCTGGGCCGGGCGTGAACTTCATAAAGCCGAACGGCTTGGTCGCGGCCGCCTCGATGATCTCCCACGCGTCTAGCCCGAGCTTGTCGCACATCAGCAGCACTTCGTTAGCCAGGCCGATGTTGATCGCGCGGAAGGTGTTCTCGAGCAGCTTGGCCATCTCGGCCGCCTCGGGCGACGACACCGGCACCACCCGCTCGATCGCGCTCTCGTACAGTGCGCGGCCGGCACGCAGGCAGGCCGGCGTCACGCCGCCCATCACCTTCGGCGTGTTGCGCGTGGTCCAATCGGTTCGGCCGGGGTCGACCCGCTCGGGCGAAAAGCACAGGAAGAAAGCCTCGCCCACTCGCAGCTGCGCGCCGTTCTCGTGCAAACGCGGCAGGATGATCTCGCTAGTGGTGCCGGGGTAGGTCGTGCTCTCAAGCACGATCAGCATGCCAGGGTGCAAATAGCGCGCCAGCTCGTCGGCGACATTCACAATATACGAAATATCCGGGTCGCCGGTCTTGTTCAGCGGCGTCGGCACGCAGATGCTCACGGCATCGCAGCGCGCCAGCTCGGCGAAGTCGCTGGTCGCCGCCAGCCGGCCCTCGGCCACCAGCGGGCGCAGCCGCTCGGCCGGGATGTCCTCGATATACGACTCGCCGCGGCCGATTGCGTCGACCTTGCGCGCGTCAAGGTCGATCCCAAGCACCTGGTGACCGGCCTCGGCAAACACCACCGCCAGCGGCAGGCCGACATAGCCCAGGCCAATCACGCCGATCAGCGCCTGGCGCTGCTCAATCTTTTCGAGCAGGGTTGGCAACGCATCATGTAAGCTCATTATTCGATCTCCAAGCGGCACGTTTCCGTATCAGATGCGGGCGCGATCATAGACCAGCATATTCGGCTCAAGCCGGCGCACCGCTGCGCGGCCGCTCGTCCGCCCGAGGCACCATTCCCAGCCCGCTTCAGCGGGCGTCGCCTGGTAGCGCGGCGGCTTCAGCCCCGCGCGTCGCCCCGCACGTCGCGCCACATGTGGCCCGCGCTCAAAACGCACCGGCGCCCGGCGCGATCACCGTGACATTCTCGGCGCCGGAAGCTGCGCTGCCGGTGCTATGATCATTGGCCGTGCCGCCCAGCTCGAGCGCCTGCGGCCTGGGGGCATCGAGATCGGGCGCGGCGGCGCCGAGCACCACCGGCGGCTCGATCACCACCGGCGCGGCAGCCGCCGGCGGCATAACCGCCTGGCCAGCGCGCTTGCGCCGCCGGCCCAGGCCAAACCAGCCACGCCGGCGGTTGCGCTCTTCGCTGTAGTAGTAGTAGTAGCTCTGCTGGCGGCCGCGCGGCATTGGCGCCTGGTTCAGCGCCACGCCCAGCAGGCGCGCGCCGGCCTGCGCGAACTGCGCTTTCGCCCGCGCCAGCGCGCCCACGCGCGTGAAGTTTGCGCGCGCCACCAGCAGCGTGCCGTCGCACTTGCTCGCCAGCACCAGCGCGTCGGCGAACACCAGCAGCGGCGGCGTGTCGAACAGCACAATGTCGGCCTGCGACCTGAGCGACTCGACCAGCTCGGCCATGCGCCGCGAGCTGAGCAGCTCGGCCGGGTTCGGCGGGATCGGCCCGCTCGACAGCAGCCACAGGTTCGGCACTGCGGTGGCTTGCAGGTACTCGCTGGCGCTGCCTGGCCCCGGCCGCAATAGCGCCGTGGTTACGCCGCGCTCGTTCGGCAGCCCCAGGATGCGGTGCAGCGTCGGCCGGCGCAGGTCGGCGTCGACCAGGATCACGCAGCGGCCTACTTCGGCCAGCGCCACCGCCAGGTTGGCGATCGTCGTGCTCTTGCCCTCCTCGGGGCTGCCGCTGGTTACCACCACCGCGCCCAGCGGCCCATCGATCGCCGTGAAGTCGAGGTTGATCCGCAGCATGCGGTAGGCCTCGGCGATCGGCGACTGCGGCTCGCGCAGCACCACCAGCTGGTCGGCCGGATCGCGCTGGGCAAACCGCCCGATCGCGCCGAGCGACATCACACCCGAGAGTGTGGCGGCCTGCCCGGCCGACTTGACCCGATCGTCGAGGTATTCGATCAGGAACGCCAGCCCGAACCCCAGCAGCGCGCCGACGACCAGGCCAAGCAGGGTATTCACGGTAGTGCGCGGGCGCACCGGCGTAGCCTCGGGCCGCGCGGCCTCGGCCACGCTCAGGCTATCGGTGCTCTGCGCCTCGGCCAGCCGGATGTCGCCCAGACTCTTGAACAATGTCGCGTAGCTGTTGCGATACTGCGCCAGCAAGGTCTGCAGCCGGTCGCGCTCGGTCTCGTCGGCACTCGTGCCGGGCGATTTCAGCGCCGACAGGCCGGCCTGGGTGCGGTCGATGTCGAGCTGCACCTTGGCTAGCTCGCGCTCGAGGCCCTGGCGCGTATCGGTGTAGCGGCCGGCCTGCAGCGCCTGGTTCTGCTGGCCGAACACGCGCACGATCTCATTGGCCGTATCGGCCGCGCGCTGCGGGTCGCCGTCCTCGACCGTCAGCACGATCAGCTGGGTATCGCGCACCGGCGCAACGCTAACGCGCTTCGTCAGCGCCTCGGCATCGCCAGGCAGTGCCAGGTTAGCGATCACCGCCTCGAGCACCGGGCGCTTACGCATCAGCTCGGCGTAGGTCTTCGCCAGCCGCTCGCCCGTCAGCAATGCGCTATAGTCGGCCGACGAATTGCCGCTGCGGGCCTGGTTGATCAGCAGCGAGATCGAGGACTGGTACACTGGCGCGGTGTTCGCGCTGACGGCATAGGCCGCGCCGCCGGCCAGCAGCGCGCACACGATAATCAGCCATAGCCAGCGCCAGATCAACCTGGCATATTGTCGGAGTTCCATACGCGCTTTCCTTAAAATGCTGCCGCCTGGTACCGGGATGCAGGCAATACGCCAGATGAATACAATAAGGATAACGGGCGCCCCCAGCGCCCCAATCGCCAGCGCCTCAGCGCGCCCCCTCGGGCGCGATAGATCGCGCCCCAGCGCGCCCCAATCGCCAGCCCGCCATGCCACAGCGTACGGGCGCGATATATCGCGCCCCAACGCGCCCCAACGAGCAGCGCCCCACTCGCGCCCCAATCGCCAGCCCGCCATGCCACAGCGTACGGGCGCGATATATCGCGCCCCGATCGCGCCCTTAGCGCCAGCCCGCCCCGATCGCCAGCGCGCCCCCTCGGGCGCGATAGATCGCGCCCCCAATCGCGCCCCCAATCGCGCCCCAATCGCCAGCCCGCCATGCCACAGCGTACGGGCGCGATATATCGCGCCCCAGCCCGCCCCGATCGCCAGCGCGCCCCCTCGGGCGCGATAGATCGCGCCCAGCGCGCCCCCAGCGAGCAGCGATAGATCGCGCCCCCAGCGCCAGCGCGCCCCGCGAGCAGCGTACGGGCGCGATATATCGCGCCCCAGCGAGCAGCGATAGATCGCGCCCCCTCGGGCGCGATCTATCGCGCCTCTAGCGCCAGCCCGCTCCGATCGCCAGCGCGCCCCCTCGGGCGTGATATATCGCGCCCCCAATCGCCAGCGCGCCCCAGCGCCCCAATCGCGCCCCAATCGCCAGCCCGCCCCAGCGCCCCAATCGCGCCCCAATCGCCAGCCCGCCCCGCGAGCAGCGTACGGGCGCGATATATCGCGCCCCAACGCGCCCCTCGGGCGCGATAGATCGCGCCCCCAGCGCGCCCCAGCGAGCAGCGATATATCGCGCCCCTAGCGCGCCCCCAGCGCCAGCCCGCCATGCCACAGCGTACGGGCGCGATATATCGCGCCCCAACGCGCCCCAACGAGCAGCGCCCCAATCGCGCCCCAATCGCCAGCCCGCCATGCCACAGCGTACGGGCGCGATATATCGCGCCCCGATCGCGCCCTTAGCGCCAGCCCGCCCCGATCGCCAGCGCGCCCCCTCGGGCGTGATATATCGCGCCCCAATCGCCAGCGCGCCCCAATCGCGCCAATCGCGCCCCAATCGCGCCCCAATCGCGCCCCAATCGCGCCCCCAGCGCCCCAATCGCGCCCCAATCGCCAGCCCGCCCCCTCGGGCGCGATCTATCGCGCCCCAACGCGCCCCAACGAGCAGCGCCCCAATCGCGCCCCAATCGCGCCCCCTCGGGCAGCGATAGATCGCGCCCCCAGCGCCAGCCCGCCATACCACAGCGTACGGGCGCGATCTATCGCGCCCCAACGCGCCCCAACGAGCAGCGCCCCAATCGCCAGCGCGCCCCATGGCATCCCTACTGCCGAAATACCAGCTCGATCACCTGATCGATCGCGAGCGCCCCGCTGAAGCGCAGCGTCTGCCCATCGATACGCGGGGCCGGGCTGGCCGCCACAATTGCCGCATTTGGCGGCAGCTTCAGCTCAACCACGTACGGCACTGCCAGCGTGCCGGGCTGCTTCTGCAGCCGCAGCCGGTAGCGCCAGCCCTGCTCGCTGCGCGTGAGCACGCCGGCCGGCAGCTGGTAGCGCAGCACGGTGTCGCGCGTTTCGCCGAAGCCGATCACCTGAAATACGCTCAGCTCGGTCGTGCCCGCCACGCCCTCGGCCTGCGCCACCGTGCCGTCGTCGCCCACACCCGACTCCATCCAGGCATCGGGGACGGGCTTGGTGTCGGCGCTCGCCAGCGTGCTGCCGCGCGGCACCAGCACGCGCATGTAGTCGTAGAAGCAGCGCTGCATCCAATTCGCGTAGCTCTGCACGTCGTCGGTGAACTGCGTGCATGCGGCCGCCGACGCGACCGGGTTGTGGTGGTGTAGCGTCAGCACCACCTGCGGCACGCTGGGTGTGCGCAGGTCGACGGTGTAGGTGATCGCGCGCTCGACAAAGGCATTGACCTTGTTGTAGCCCATGTTCATATCGACCGCCATCAGGAAGTCGTCGGCGCCAGGCTGCACCGCGCCATTCCAGCCGTGGCGCGCGAACAGCTCGGCCGCCGGGCCGGGCGGCAGGTCGAGCAGCAGGTGCCGCTCGCGCAGCGCGCGCCGGAACGCCAGCGCCAGGCCCCACAGATCCAGGCTGCCGGCCTGTCCCTCGACCTTCGCGATCATGGCGTTGGCCAGCCGGCCGATGTACGCCTTGGGGTTAACCTGGCCCTTCTGGGCGTCGTGCTCGCTGCGCAGGTAGTCGAACACATTCGCGGCGCCGATCGGCTGCG
The sequence above is drawn from the Candidatus Kouleothrix ribensis genome and encodes:
- a CDS encoding glycosyltransferase; protein product: MKTMQDQPLISIITAVKNGAPYLEHLILSVLSQGYPNFEHIIIDDGSDDEGKTVEILQKYPHLRWWSRENRGQYASQNEALAAAKGVLVGVISSDDVYMPNTLSVVAQYFGKHPGCDMIYGKTLRMNASGDLFPYQTDITGRYPAHLLRYYLFIQHCSLFVSRDLILRQQLWFDHNLRHVGDWDWIVRLAEQSKEIGYIPQPLSRIRIHSTQITRTTKTATILKEHYELCRRNKVNYNIYLLIRRILSIRAMILEFISIVRTEGSRSAAQRLKRYYKRQGYSS
- a CDS encoding oligosaccharide flippase family protein yields the protein MWRNSLKIMSNFSAINVLSNRLKGMMRTQHSRDVLITTGNNLSITLINALGGILTARMLAPTGRGELATAIVWAALLGTIASLGLPQALIYFAAQSPKFCKDLFFAAMTLLVFQSIVICLVGYLLAQLLFDASQGTASLAVKLYLGSIPMSLATTYLATIAQGTQKFRLSNSIRLCSAIAYILAIFLAFGLKSSSSISLISLLLATQFITTTGSFVAYAVSLPINLSLNTILVKDLLKYGLKSYIGSLSWMTNARIDQFIMSLFLTSGDIGLYAVGVSYATLLFPLSGAFANTLFPQVARLSANKARQAILHTLKINLFISVTLALLMILSAPVLIPLVFGAKFSLSVLPAIILVPGTVILGCNYILSDGLRGLGVPAHVSLAETIGLISTLISLALLLPRIGMLGAAISSVICYSLVFAILLGMCLKLPSKTST
- a CDS encoding nucleotide sugar dehydrogenase; this encodes MSLHDALPTLLEKIEQRQALIGVIGLGYVGLPLAVVFAEAGHQVLGIDLDARKVDAIGRGESYIEDIPAERLRPLVAEGRLAATSDFAELARCDAVSICVPTPLNKTGDPDISYIVNVADELARYLHPGMLIVLESTTYPGTTSEIILPRLHENGAQLRVGEAFFLCFSPERVDPGRTDWTTRNTPKVMGGVTPACLRAGRALYESAIERVVPVSSPEAAEMAKLLENTFRAINIGLANEVLLMCDKLGLDAWEIIEAAATKPFGFMKFTPGPGLGGHCIPIDPLYLSWKLRTLNYNARFIELANEINTGMPRYWVQKVQDALNDAGKPLKGSGILVLGVAYKKDVSDMRESPALDIIHLLKEKGAVVSYHDPHVPAFKYDGLAMEGVHDLRSALGDVDCVVVVTNHSNYDWTIIRESKVLFVDTRNVIRVR
- a CDS encoding polysaccharide biosynthesis tyrosine autokinase, coding for MELRQYARLIWRWLWLIIVCALLAGGAAYAVSANTAPVYQSSISLLINQARSGNSSADYSALLTGERLAKTYAELMRKRPVLEAVIANLALPGDAEALTKRVSVAPVRDTQLIVLTVEDGDPQRAADTANEIVRVFGQQNQALQAGRYTDTRQGLERELAKVQLDIDRTQAGLSALKSPGTSADETERDRLQTLLAQYRNSYATLFKSLGDIRLAEAQSTDSLSVAEAARPEATPVRPRTTVNTLLGLVVGALLGFGLAFLIEYLDDRVKSAGQAATLSGVMSLGAIGRFAQRDPADQLVVLREPQSPIAEAYRMLRINLDFTAIDGPLGAVVVTSGSPEEGKSTTIANLAVALAEVGRCVILVDADLRRPTLHRILGLPNERGVTTALLRPGPGSASEYLQATAVPNLWLLSSGPIPPNPAELLSSRRMAELVESLRSQADIVLFDTPPLLVFADALVLASKCDGTLLVARANFTRVGALARAKAQFAQAGARLLGVALNQAPMPRGRQQSYYYYYSEERNRRRGWFGLGRRRKRAGQAVMPPAAAAPVVIEPPVVLGAAAPDLDAPRPQALELGGTANDHSTGSAASGAENVTVIAPGAGAF